A single genomic interval of Pithys albifrons albifrons isolate INPA30051 chromosome 11, PitAlb_v1, whole genome shotgun sequence harbors:
- the ATG16L1 gene encoding autophagy-related protein 16-1 isoform X3, with the protein MAAGLRPAGFPPWKRHIAAELRRRDLLQRQAFEEIIAQYNKLLEKSDLHAVLADKLQAEKHDISRHEISCSPGHDGTWNDAQLQELAQLKIKHQEELTELHKKRGELAQSVIDLNNQMQQKDKEMQMNEAKIAEYLQKISELETECQELRSKLQDLERANQTLKDEYDALQITFNALEEKLRKTTEDNQELVSRWMAEKAQEANRLNAENEKDSRRRQARLQKELAEAAKEPLPVEPRDDDIEVLADEASDTAEETSPVRAVSRTASKRLSQPAGGLLDSITNIFGRRSLSLLPAPQDNVEPHPAASKEVRVPTTAICVFDAHDGEVNAVQFSPGSRLLATGGMDRRVKLWEVLGDRCEPKGSLSGSNAGITSIEFDSAGSYLLAASNDFASRIWTVDDNRLRHTLTGHSGKVLSAKFLLDNARIVSGSHDRTLKLWDLRSKVCIKTVFAGSSCNDIVCTEQCVMSGHFDKKIRFWDIRTESIVKELELLGRITALDLNSERTELLTCSRDDLLKIIDLRASAVKQTFSAQGFKCGSDWTRVVFSPDGNYVAAGSADGALYIWNVLTGKLEKTLAKHHSSPINAVAWSPAGAHVVSVDKGNKAVLWAEF; encoded by the exons atGGCGGCGGGGCTGCGCCCCGCTGGCTTCCCCCCCTGGAAGCGGCACATCGCGGCGGAGCTGCGGCGGCGGGACCTGCTGCAGCGCCAGGCCTTCGAGGAGATCATCGCCCAGT ATAACAAGCTGCTGGAGAAGTCAGACCTTCATGCAGTGCTGGCTGATAAGCTTCAAGCAGAAAAACATGACATCAGCAGACATGAGATCAG ctgcagccctggacACGATGGCACATGGAATGATGCTCAGCTGCAGGAATTGGCACAACTGAAGATAAAGCACCAAGAGGAGCTGACTGAGCTGCACAAGAAACGTGGCGAG CTGGCCCAGTCTGTAATTGATCTGAACAACCAAATGCAGCAGAAGGACAAAGAGATGCAGATGAACGAAGCCAA GATTGCAGAGTATTTGCAAAAGATTTCTGAACTGGAAACAGAGTGCCAGGAATTGCGTAGCAAACTGCAAGATCTTGAGCGAGCTAACCAGACATTGAAAGATGAATATGATGCTCTCCAGATCACCTTCAATGCCTTGGAGGAGAAACTGAGGAAGACTACTGAAGACAACCAGGAGCTGGTCTCGCGTTGGATGGCAGAGAAAGCACAAGAAGCCAATCGTTTGaatgcagaaaatgaaaaggattcTAG GAGACGCCAGGCCAGGCTgcagaaggagctggcagaagctGCCAAAGAGCCCCTGCCTGTTGAACC CAGGGATGATGACATCGAAGTGCTGGCGGATGAAGCCTCTGACACAGCAGAGGAAACCTCTCCAGTGCGAGCTGTCAGCCGCACGGCCAG TAAGCGACTCTCCCAGCCAGCTGGAGGCCTTCTGGACTCTATCACTAATATCTTTGG GAGGCGTTCTTTGTCCttgctccctgctccccaggatAATGTTGAGCCACATCCAGCTGCCAGTAAGGAAGTGAGAGTACCCACTACTGCCATATGTGTCTTT GATGCACATGACGGGGAGGTGAATGCAGTGCAGTTCAGCCCTGGCTCCCGGTTACTCGCAACAGGAGGCATGGACCGGAGGGTTAAGCTTTGGGAAGTCTTGGGAG ATAGGTGTGAGCCCAAAGGGTCCCTCTCTGGTAGTAATGCTGGGATTACAAGCATAGAGTTTGATAGTGCT GGTTCTTACCTCTTAGCAGCTTCAAATGACTTTGCCAGCAGAATCTGGACAGTTGATGACAATCGATTGCGG CACACGCTGACAGGTCACAGCGGTAAAGTCCTGTCAGCCAAGTTCTTGCTGGACAACGCGCGCATTGTTTCGGGGAGTCACGACCGGACCCTCAAGCTCTGGGACCTCCGCAGCAAAGTTT GTATAAAAACAGTATTTGCAGGATCTAGCTGCAATGACATCGTGTGTACTGAGCAGTGTGTAATGAGTGGACATTTTGATAAGAAAATCCGTTTCTGGGACATCAG GACTGAAAGCATAGTaaaagagctggagctgcttgGACGAATCACAGCTCTGGACCTGAACTCAGAGCGAACGGAGCTTCTGACCTGTTCCCGTGATGATCTGCTCAAGATCATTGACCTGCGGGCTAGTGCTGTCAAGCAGACATTCAG TGCCCAGGGATTCAAATGTGGCTCTGACTGGACAAGAGTTGTGTTCAG CCCTGATGGTAACTATGTGGCTGCTGGTTCAGCAGATGGGGCCCTCTACATTTGGAATGTACTTACTGGGAAATTGGAGAAGACTCTTGCAAAGCATCACAG TTCTCCGATCAATGCAGTCGCGTGGTCACCAGCGGGAGCCCACGTGGTCAGTGTGGACAAAGGCAACAAGGCTGTCCTGTGGGCTGAATTCTGA